A genomic window from Oceanobacillus timonensis includes:
- a CDS encoding IreB family regulatory phosphoprotein, which yields MSSIDKTMKFNFSEEPFDQDIKKILMTVHESLEEKGYNPINQIVGYLLSGDPAYIPRYNDARNMIRKVERDEVIEELVKFYLEQNKENS from the coding sequence ATGAGTTCAATTGATAAAACAATGAAATTCAACTTTTCCGAAGAACCATTTGACCAGGATATTAAGAAGATTTTAATGACTGTTCATGAATCATTAGAGGAAAAGGGATATAATCCGATTAACCAAATAGTCGGTTATTTACTGTCAGGAGATCCTGCTTATATTCCTAGGTATAATGATGCGCGTAATATGATACGTAAAGTGGAACGGGACGAAGTGATTGAAGAACTTGTCAAGTTTTATCTAGAACAGAATAAGGAGAATTCATGA
- a CDS encoding AI-2E family transporter: MWKKIKAKQVIYFLVIAILSFILLYFLAITKPYYAAFFSFIGKLLFPFLIAGIAAFLLHPLIEWMHRYRIHRGIAVLVIYLFFFGGAGYAIYRAYPLIVEQVKEMSRNFPEFIALYQNGLNKVYTSTSFLPETVHDRLDMFIQSLEDTMNNFSGKAIGGFNDMMDAVILLTVIPVLVFYFLKDYPFIKSFLFRFVPAKYRDETGSICREISKGLGGYIRGQFIISAAVGVISTLCWMWMDLPYALLLGIILAIVNIIPYFGPIIGAVPVVTVAYMVQPEKALLVIVIIFIIQLIESNLLSPYIMGKTVKIHPIGIIFALLLGGQLAGVIGMILSVPVFTMLKVLFQQYQLSKSRKSGTTSFK, from the coding sequence ATGTGGAAAAAAATAAAAGCAAAACAAGTCATCTATTTTCTGGTGATTGCGATTCTTTCCTTTATTCTTTTATATTTTTTAGCAATTACGAAACCTTATTATGCAGCATTTTTTTCCTTTATTGGCAAGTTGCTCTTTCCGTTTTTAATAGCTGGAATTGCGGCTTTTCTTCTGCATCCATTGATTGAATGGATGCATCGATATCGAATACATCGCGGCATAGCGGTATTAGTTATTTATCTGTTCTTTTTTGGCGGAGCCGGGTATGCGATTTACCGGGCCTACCCGCTGATTGTGGAACAAGTAAAGGAAATGAGCCGAAACTTTCCGGAATTTATTGCTCTGTACCAGAACGGTTTAAACAAGGTATATACGTCTACTTCTTTTTTACCGGAAACCGTGCATGACCGGCTGGATATGTTTATTCAATCATTAGAGGATACAATGAATAACTTTTCAGGAAAAGCCATTGGCGGTTTTAATGATATGATGGATGCTGTCATCCTTTTGACTGTTATTCCGGTACTTGTATTTTATTTCCTGAAAGACTATCCATTTATCAAATCCTTTCTATTTCGTTTTGTTCCTGCGAAATATCGGGATGAAACAGGCAGTATCTGCAGAGAAATAAGTAAAGGTCTCGGGGGATATATTCGCGGACAGTTTATTATCAGTGCTGCAGTAGGTGTTATCTCGACTCTTTGCTGGATGTGGATGGACTTACCATATGCTCTTTTATTGGGAATTATTTTGGCAATCGTTAATATTATTCCATATTTTGGGCCTATCATTGGTGCTGTTCCAGTTGTCACAGTTGCCTATATGGTACAGCCTGAAAAAGCGCTTCTCGTTATCGTGATTATCTTTATCATCCAGCTGATTGAAAGTAACCTGTTGTCCCCGTACATTATGGGAAAAACCGTCAAAATTCATCCAATCGGCATCATTTTTGCGTTATTATTGGGAGGACAATTGGCGGGAGTTATCGGTATGATCCTTTCTGTTCCGGTTTTTACAATGTTGAAAGTACTGTTTCAACAGTATCAACTTTCCAAAAGCAGGAAGTCGGGAACTACAAGTTTCAAGTAG
- the alaS gene encoding alanine--tRNA ligase, with amino-acid sequence MKSLSSAEIRQMFIDFFKEKGHQVEPSASLVPHEDPTLLWINSGVATLKKYFDGRIIPDNPRIVNAQKAIRTNDIENVGFTARHHTFFEMLGNFSIGDYFKEEAIEWAWEFLTDEKWIGFDPEKLAVTVHPEDDEAYDLWLQKVGLPKERIIRLEENFWDIGEGPSGPNTEIFYDRGDSYGNDPTDPELYPGGENSRYLEVWNLVFSQFNHNPDDTYTPLPKKNIDTGMGLERLTSIIQEVPTNYETDLFMPIIQATEMIADRKYGENEAADIAFKVIADHIRTVSFAIGDGAIPSNEGRGYVLRRLLRRAVRFAIDINIQEAFMYRLVPVVAEIMKDFYPEVVKETDYIQKVIKVEEERFHETLNDGLEILTKLMETEKEKGSNVFPGEEVFRLYDTYGFPKELTEEYVEKLGFTVNQEGFEKEMKLQRERARNARQKVDSMQVQDTIFSTIDVESEFVGYSVLEKNTVIQAMIQDKATTDSVEAGQEAYILLKETPFYAESGGQVADTGSIKTDNAYAVVKDVQKSPNGQHIHHVEVKEGVLHVSEEVEAVVDRAFRNDVIKNHTATHLLHQALKDVLGSHVNQAGSLNEKNRFRFDFSHFSSVTEEELEEIEKIVNQKIWESLPVIIETKGIEEAKAMGAMALFGEKYGDVVRVVQISDYSIELCGGCHVGNTAEIGLFKIVSESGIGAGTRRIEAVTSKEAYVYLNNKIELLKQSGALLKAREEQIPQKVSALQTELKETQKQVESLQAKLSNLEASSILDEIKEVNNVKVLAKQVDVKDMNQLRSMVDELKQKIESGVILLAAVNNDKVQLVAGVTKDVMQQNLHAGNLVKQAATICGGGGGGRPDMAQAGGKDPSKVTEALQSAITYVKDMTNA; translated from the coding sequence ATGAAATCTTTGAGTTCCGCAGAAATCAGGCAGATGTTTATTGATTTTTTTAAAGAGAAAGGGCATCAGGTAGAGCCAAGTGCTTCTCTGGTGCCGCATGAAGATCCTACACTTCTATGGATTAATAGCGGGGTAGCAACATTAAAAAAGTATTTTGATGGCCGTATTATCCCTGATAATCCTAGAATTGTGAATGCGCAAAAAGCAATACGTACCAATGATATTGAAAATGTTGGTTTTACTGCGCGTCACCATACGTTTTTTGAAATGCTGGGCAACTTTTCCATCGGTGATTATTTTAAAGAAGAAGCCATTGAATGGGCATGGGAGTTTCTTACAGATGAAAAATGGATTGGTTTTGATCCGGAAAAGTTAGCTGTCACGGTTCATCCGGAAGATGATGAAGCTTACGATCTTTGGTTACAAAAAGTCGGTCTGCCAAAAGAACGCATTATCCGGTTGGAAGAAAATTTCTGGGATATCGGAGAAGGCCCGAGCGGACCGAACACGGAGATTTTTTATGACAGAGGAGATAGTTATGGAAATGATCCGACTGATCCGGAACTTTACCCGGGCGGAGAAAACAGCAGATATTTAGAAGTATGGAATCTGGTGTTTTCTCAATTCAACCATAATCCGGATGATACCTATACCCCGCTTCCGAAGAAAAACATTGATACCGGAATGGGACTGGAACGGTTAACATCCATTATTCAAGAAGTACCTACAAACTATGAAACAGATTTGTTTATGCCAATTATCCAAGCAACAGAAATGATTGCTGACAGGAAGTATGGAGAAAATGAAGCAGCAGATATCGCATTTAAAGTCATTGCTGATCATATTCGCACAGTAAGCTTTGCTATTGGTGACGGGGCAATACCGTCTAATGAAGGCAGAGGCTATGTTCTCCGCCGATTATTGCGTCGTGCCGTTCGTTTCGCCATAGACATCAACATCCAGGAAGCTTTTATGTATCGTCTTGTTCCGGTAGTAGCGGAAATCATGAAGGATTTCTATCCGGAAGTTGTCAAAGAAACAGATTACATTCAAAAAGTCATCAAAGTAGAAGAAGAACGTTTTCATGAAACGTTAAATGACGGTTTGGAAATTTTGACGAAATTGATGGAAACGGAAAAAGAAAAAGGCAGTAATGTATTTCCGGGAGAAGAAGTATTCCGTCTATATGATACGTACGGTTTTCCCAAAGAATTAACAGAAGAATACGTGGAGAAACTAGGATTTACCGTGAATCAGGAAGGCTTCGAAAAGGAAATGAAGCTGCAGCGTGAAAGAGCAAGAAATGCACGGCAAAAAGTTGATTCCATGCAAGTACAGGATACTATATTTTCAACAATCGATGTAGAAAGTGAATTTGTAGGCTATTCGGTTTTAGAAAAAAATACGGTTATCCAGGCGATGATTCAGGATAAAGCAACAACAGACTCTGTTGAGGCAGGGCAAGAAGCATATATTCTGTTGAAAGAAACACCATTCTATGCAGAAAGTGGCGGACAAGTTGCTGATACCGGCTCTATTAAAACGGATAATGCGTATGCGGTAGTCAAAGATGTTCAAAAATCTCCCAATGGACAACATATCCATCACGTTGAGGTAAAAGAAGGCGTATTACACGTTTCTGAGGAAGTAGAAGCTGTTGTGGATAGAGCTTTCCGTAATGATGTCATCAAAAACCACACCGCTACCCACTTGCTGCATCAGGCATTAAAAGATGTACTCGGATCGCATGTGAATCAGGCAGGTTCATTGAATGAAAAAAATCGGTTTCGCTTTGATTTTTCGCATTTCAGCAGTGTAACAGAAGAAGAGCTGGAAGAAATCGAAAAAATAGTGAATCAAAAAATATGGGAGTCGCTGCCGGTCATCATTGAAACAAAAGGGATTGAAGAAGCAAAAGCAATGGGCGCGATGGCATTGTTTGGTGAAAAATACGGGGATGTTGTCCGAGTTGTTCAAATCAGTGATTACAGCATTGAGTTATGCGGCGGATGTCATGTGGGCAATACAGCAGAAATCGGTTTGTTTAAAATTGTTTCAGAAAGCGGAATAGGAGCAGGAACAAGAAGAATTGAAGCTGTTACAAGCAAAGAAGCTTATGTATATTTGAATAACAAAATTGAATTATTAAAGCAGTCGGGCGCATTATTAAAAGCAAGAGAAGAACAAATTCCGCAAAAAGTATCTGCATTACAAACGGAATTAAAAGAAACACAGAAACAAGTAGAATCTTTACAAGCTAAATTATCGAATCTGGAAGCTTCCTCTATTTTAGATGAAATAAAAGAGGTAAATAATGTAAAAGTTCTGGCGAAACAAGTAGATGTAAAAGATATGAATCAACTGCGCTCTATGGTAGATGAATTAAAGCAGAAAATAGAGTCAGGTGTAATTCTTCTCGCAGCTGTCAATAATGATAAAGTACAGCTTGTTGCAGGAGTAACAAAGGATGTCATGCAACAAAACCTCCATGCAGGTAATTTAGTAAAACAGGCTGCTACCATTTGCGGCGGTGGCGGCGGTGGTCGTCCGGATATGGCGCAAGCTGGGGGAAAAGACCCATCTAAAGTTACAGAAGCATTACAAAGTGCTATAACTTATGTAAAAGACATGACAAATGCTTAA
- the ruvX gene encoding Holliday junction resolvase RuvX translates to MKAIGLDVGSKTIGVALSDAFGWTAQGLTTIYWDETEIESADEELTSLIEANEVSQIVVGLPKNMNGSIGERAEASKRYAEYVKEKYQLPVELWDERLTTMAAERVLLEADVSRKKRKKVIDKMAATMILQGYLDSKGGVI, encoded by the coding sequence ATGAAAGCAATAGGTTTGGATGTAGGTTCAAAAACGATAGGTGTTGCGCTTAGTGATGCTTTTGGGTGGACTGCTCAGGGATTGACTACTATTTATTGGGATGAAACAGAAATCGAATCTGCAGATGAAGAACTTACAAGCCTGATAGAGGCAAATGAAGTATCTCAGATTGTTGTCGGTCTTCCGAAAAATATGAATGGTTCGATTGGTGAAAGAGCAGAAGCATCAAAGCGCTATGCCGAGTATGTGAAAGAAAAATACCAATTGCCTGTTGAGTTATGGGACGAGCGTTTAACTACAATGGCAGCGGAACGTGTGCTTCTGGAAGCGGATGTGAGCCGTAAAAAAAGAAAAAAAGTCATTGATAAGATGGCAGCTACAATGATTTTACAAGGT